In Bdellovibrionales bacterium, one genomic interval encodes:
- the aroC gene encoding chorismate synthase codes for MSCNSFGQIFKWTTYGESHGPAIGLVLEGCPAGVHWIPDLLQKDLDRRRPGQTSPGGEVLVTSRDEADRCEVLSGVFEGKTLGTPIACRIENTNQRSQDYSQMTPRQGHADESWKNKFVNTDLRGGGRSSGRETASRVIAGSIARMMLKDLQPELKVAAFARRIGEHELDSTELTDLSTKLAALSQNDIHKMVDKSSARFPSKKVDVADYLLKAKSNGESYGGVVEVWIENCRPGLGEPVFYKMKSALANAMMSIGATCGFEIGEGFALTQEKGTRVHAQGRKEPYGGIQGGITTGDRIVFRVGFKPTSSILDVAKAGRHDPCIVPRAVPVVEAMTWAILADMSLVQRLNNV; via the coding sequence ATGTCATGTAATTCGTTTGGACAAATTTTTAAGTGGACGACCTATGGTGAAAGCCACGGTCCGGCGATAGGCTTGGTGCTTGAGGGATGCCCTGCGGGGGTCCATTGGATTCCCGATCTCTTACAAAAAGATTTAGATCGCCGGCGTCCTGGGCAGACATCTCCCGGTGGTGAAGTTTTAGTGACCAGTCGTGATGAGGCCGATCGCTGCGAAGTTCTCAGCGGAGTTTTCGAAGGGAAAACTTTAGGAACTCCCATCGCTTGCCGTATTGAAAACACAAATCAGCGCTCTCAAGATTATTCTCAGATGACGCCTCGTCAGGGCCACGCCGACGAGAGTTGGAAAAATAAATTTGTAAATACGGACCTCAGAGGTGGTGGAAGATCCAGCGGGCGAGAGACCGCATCGCGAGTGATCGCAGGGAGTATTGCTCGCATGATGCTCAAAGATCTTCAACCCGAACTCAAAGTGGCCGCGTTTGCTCGCCGAATTGGTGAACACGAACTGGATTCCACAGAGTTGACCGACTTATCCACAAAGCTCGCGGCCCTCTCGCAGAACGATATCCACAAGATGGTGGATAAGTCCTCTGCGAGATTTCCGTCAAAAAAAGTCGACGTCGCCGACTATTTACTCAAAGCCAAATCCAATGGTGAAAGCTACGGCGGAGTGGTGGAAGTGTGGATCGAAAATTGCCGCCCCGGTTTAGGCGAACCCGTGTTCTATAAAATGAAAAGTGCACTGGCCAATGCCATGATGAGTATTGGGGCCACGTGCGGATTCGAAATCGGCGAAGGCTTCGCTCTCACTCAAGAAAAAGGCACTCGTGTCCACGCCCAAGGGCGAAAGGAGCCCTACGGAGGAATCCAAGGCGGAATTACCACCGGGGATCGCATCGTCTTTCGAGTGGGCTTCAAACCCACGTCCTCCATCCTCGACGTCGCCAAAGCCGGCCGTCACGATCCTTGTATCGTTCCGCGCGCCGTCCCCGTCGTCGAAGCCATGACGTGGGCTATTTTGGCCGACATGTCGCTGGTGCAGCGACTCAACAATGTTTAA
- a CDS encoding c-type cytochrome: MGTYFLSLVLLGFASWANPLLPGGSGTTKDLSKNAFSHPFNGITVEQKNQFFVGNSFFKAAWVQAPATTEGRDGLGPTFNARACAACHAFDGRTSAYLDNGVEIKVGLSLLIRLKTFSKNHWGDHPEYGGQINPNGVQGVPGEMQPVVSFLEESETYPDGSSYTLRKPQFTFVNVSRSELDEDTFISPRIPQQIIGLGLIDSINETDITSQADENDSNQDGISGKIPWAYDMARQRVTIGRFGWKSEQPNLRQQNLAAFLGDIGITSSLFPEENCPLVQIECLASLSGGKPEVDSTIENRLTLYTQLVSVPAARHADEIEFQKGFELFKSVGCANCHTPSYTTTADAEFDVLREQKIYPFSDFLLHDMGEELSEVRAQPLKKSSSSAYELAREWRTPPLWGIGLLQKVNGHEELMHDGRANGVEEAILWHGGEASASREMFRKLTQDQRHELVEFIKNL, from the coding sequence ATGGGAACTTACTTTTTATCTTTAGTCTTATTAGGGTTTGCAAGTTGGGCGAACCCTCTGTTGCCGGGAGGTTCCGGCACCACCAAAGATTTATCCAAAAATGCTTTTAGTCATCCCTTCAACGGAATCACGGTTGAACAAAAAAACCAATTCTTTGTGGGAAACTCCTTCTTTAAAGCCGCCTGGGTTCAAGCGCCCGCCACCACCGAAGGACGAGATGGTTTAGGTCCGACGTTTAATGCGCGAGCCTGCGCCGCTTGCCACGCTTTTGATGGGCGGACTTCCGCATACTTGGATAACGGCGTAGAAATTAAAGTCGGACTCTCGCTGCTCATTCGGTTAAAAACTTTTTCGAAGAATCATTGGGGAGACCATCCGGAATATGGAGGACAAATTAATCCCAATGGAGTTCAAGGCGTTCCCGGAGAAATGCAGCCGGTGGTGAGTTTCCTAGAGGAATCTGAAACATATCCCGATGGGTCCTCCTACACATTGAGAAAACCACAATTCACATTTGTGAATGTCTCTCGAAGCGAACTCGATGAGGACACGTTTATTTCCCCTCGTATTCCTCAGCAAATTATTGGATTAGGTCTCATCGACTCGATCAACGAAACGGACATCACGTCTCAGGCTGACGAAAACGATAGTAACCAAGATGGTATCTCCGGAAAAATACCGTGGGCCTATGATATGGCTCGGCAACGAGTGACCATCGGTCGCTTTGGGTGGAAATCGGAGCAACCGAATTTACGACAACAAAATCTAGCGGCTTTTTTAGGGGATATAGGGATCACGTCGTCATTATTCCCCGAGGAGAACTGTCCGTTAGTTCAGATAGAATGCCTCGCAAGCCTCAGTGGTGGTAAGCCCGAAGTGGATAGCACTATCGAAAATCGTTTAACTCTTTACACCCAACTCGTTTCTGTCCCCGCCGCACGACATGCTGACGAAATTGAATTTCAAAAAGGCTTTGAGCTTTTCAAGTCCGTCGGTTGCGCCAACTGCCACACTCCCTCCTACACCACAACGGCCGATGCGGAATTTGATGTCCTTCGCGAGCAAAAGATCTATCCGTTTAGTGATTTCTTACTCCACGATATGGGAGAGGAACTTTCGGAGGTGAGAGCGCAGCCGTTGAAGAAATCATCGAGCTCCGCCTACGAACTGGCCCGCGAGTGGCGCACACCTCCCCTTTGGGGAATTGGACTGCTCCAAAAAGTCAACGGCCACGAAGAGCTGATGCACGATGGACGTGCGAACGGTGTCGAAGAAGCGATTCTTTGGCACGGCGGCGAAGCGTCCGCATCTCGCGAGATGTTTAGAAAGTTAACTCAAGATCAACGCCACGAACTGGTTGAATTTATCAAAAACCTTTAA
- a CDS encoding imelysin family protein, translating to MKLQSFLKLILVVSMSNLSSCSDYTSDQMAALPPAVPSKPGFGFQDVKNPLPANLQNPNEGEFSEEKMLVNIGINIIAKNVREFNLQAALLKSRLSDYCDELENGVVNAASETAVKNQWTQAMLAYHLVDAAPIGPLTDNGRYYADNIYSWPFINTCSIDNDVATLALTKQQPLLTINNRKGLGALEYLLFTPPQSEKCNLKIPLNKNVVEWLKRTPQQRTKDRCDRALALADDVYQKSQELWAAWDPENANFTRTLVENSPGARYPSAKAAVNALTDSLFSIEKIKDSKLGVPLGKNKKECIAAEQKCPDAVEHIWSGLAFPAISTQLAGFRAILYGSTNKSKKAFGFDDYLATKGHPEVVAKMDSILLSNIDEVQKVSQQGNLWEQILKMDVGACAATTIDNPVEPLCHLYANIRSVANTFKIDVLTILSLDAPLTHQGDND from the coding sequence ATGAAGTTGCAGTCATTTTTAAAATTGATTTTAGTCGTCAGCATGAGCAACTTGTCCTCTTGCAGTGATTATACCAGTGACCAAATGGCCGCACTTCCCCCAGCGGTTCCCAGTAAGCCTGGGTTCGGGTTCCAAGATGTAAAGAATCCTCTCCCTGCGAATCTTCAGAATCCTAATGAAGGGGAGTTTAGCGAAGAGAAGATGTTGGTGAATATTGGTATCAACATCATCGCGAAAAATGTTCGTGAATTTAATCTCCAGGCGGCTCTCCTTAAAAGTCGTTTGTCGGATTACTGCGATGAGCTGGAGAATGGCGTTGTCAACGCGGCTTCGGAGACTGCTGTCAAAAACCAGTGGACACAGGCGATGCTGGCCTATCACTTGGTCGATGCGGCACCCATCGGTCCACTAACGGATAATGGTCGTTACTACGCCGATAATATTTACTCTTGGCCTTTCATAAATACGTGCAGTATCGATAACGATGTTGCGACTTTAGCGCTGACGAAGCAACAACCTTTGCTGACGATCAATAACCGGAAGGGGTTAGGCGCTTTAGAGTATCTATTGTTCACGCCTCCTCAGTCCGAAAAGTGCAATCTCAAAATTCCTTTAAATAAAAATGTCGTTGAGTGGTTAAAAAGAACTCCTCAACAACGCACGAAGGATCGCTGTGATCGGGCTTTAGCTCTTGCCGATGATGTCTATCAGAAGTCGCAGGAACTTTGGGCGGCGTGGGATCCCGAGAATGCGAATTTTACGAGAACTCTCGTTGAGAATTCGCCGGGGGCTAGATACCCTTCCGCGAAGGCAGCGGTAAATGCCTTAACCGATTCTTTGTTTTCCATCGAAAAAATTAAAGATTCTAAACTTGGAGTTCCGCTCGGAAAGAATAAAAAAGAATGCATCGCTGCCGAACAAAAATGTCCCGATGCTGTGGAGCATATTTGGTCAGGTTTAGCTTTCCCTGCGATTTCAACCCAGCTCGCCGGATTTAGAGCCATTCTTTATGGATCCACGAACAAAAGCAAAAAGGCCTTTGGCTTCGACGACTATTTGGCGACAAAGGGCCATCCCGAAGTGGTCGCCAAAATGGATTCGATTCTTCTTAGCAATATCGATGAAGTTCAGAAGGTTTCCCAACAAGGCAATTTGTGGGAACAGATCCTAAAGATGGACGTGGGAGCTTGTGCGGCCACAACTATAGATAATCCCGTCGAGCCTCTTTGTCATCTCTACGCCAATATTCGGTCCGTAGCCAATACGTTTAAGATCGATGTCCTGACGATTCTGTCGCTCGATGCCCCTCTCACGCATCAGGGAGATAACGACTAA
- a CDS encoding extracellular solute-binding protein — MKFLISVFTLLFTMNATADLVLYTDRPAARMQVIADQFKAKTGTTVQIVELGYGDMLKKLQSEGANSPADVIFVKDLVYLTDLAAKGFFAPMTSQVVKSQVLPAMRDPQNLWTAITYRARTLVYEAGVDVSSINSYEDLAHPNWAGTLCIRTSKSAYNEAFVANMIVTDGYDKAKEIVKGLVANRAQDKFYTSDNQILNAIGMGQDGCLLGITNSYYLGLLLGNPQTANLPIKIKYLNQDKTGVHTNGTGAGISQSTKQQALATQLVEFFLSDDVQIFLTKEHFDFPAKANLVPPTLVKDFGTFKADTTPWTVMGQKVEDARKLMIEVDYL; from the coding sequence ATGAAGTTTTTAATTTCCGTATTCACGCTTCTTTTCACAATGAACGCTACGGCAGATCTGGTACTTTACACCGATCGTCCTGCAGCACGTATGCAAGTGATCGCAGACCAGTTTAAGGCAAAGACGGGGACCACGGTCCAAATCGTCGAGTTAGGTTATGGCGACATGCTAAAGAAACTGCAGTCCGAGGGCGCCAACAGCCCGGCGGATGTGATTTTCGTGAAAGACTTAGTTTATCTTACCGATCTCGCAGCGAAAGGTTTCTTTGCACCGATGACCTCTCAGGTGGTCAAGTCGCAAGTTTTACCAGCCATGAGAGATCCTCAAAATCTTTGGACTGCCATCACATACCGTGCACGCACCTTAGTTTATGAAGCGGGTGTGGATGTGAGCTCCATCAATAGCTACGAAGATCTGGCTCATCCCAATTGGGCGGGAACTCTTTGCATTCGCACCAGTAAGTCCGCTTACAACGAAGCGTTTGTCGCCAACATGATCGTGACCGACGGTTACGACAAAGCCAAAGAAATCGTAAAAGGTTTGGTCGCGAACCGAGCCCAGGATAAGTTCTATACCAGCGACAATCAGATTTTAAATGCCATTGGAATGGGGCAAGACGGTTGTCTCCTTGGGATCACCAACAGCTACTATCTCGGACTTCTTTTAGGAAATCCGCAAACAGCAAACCTTCCGATTAAGATTAAATATTTAAACCAAGACAAAACAGGTGTTCACACCAATGGGACTGGTGCGGGTATTAGTCAATCGACCAAGCAACAGGCGTTGGCCACTCAGCTCGTCGAGTTCTTTCTGTCGGATGACGTCCAAATCTTTTTAACCAAAGAGCATTTCGACTTTCCTGCAAAAGCCAACTTAGTCCCGCCAACTTTGGTTAAAGATTTCGGAACTTTTAAGGCGGACACCACTCCTTGGACGGTGATGGGTCAGAAAGTGGAAGACGCTCGCAAATTAATGATCGAAGTGGATTACCTTTAA
- a CDS encoding TonB-dependent receptor — protein sequence MRSLAQIFLLATLWSCVSGAQDAVRTSLKDLSSDQSDELSRVVITGEMEDFVVNTSTPQKIGKEKMELFKYTDINRVLKQSAGVYIREEDGQGLRPNIGLRGTNPDRSKKIVFMEDGVLIGPAPYSAPAAYYTPSLLHTESMEVYKGFTAVPYGPNSIGGTLNYLSQSIPGQQTTQMEASAGVFNTQLYKLSNGGRVGNIGYNVFAGRNSSDGFKQLDGGGDVGFVKNDIQGKLRWSSGKNSVEFRLGYEDEDSNETYLGLSAQDINSTPYRRYASSALDEMTWQHTKVHLEHVYQSSPESQIKSTLYRHDFERLWFRADSFRGSQAPNFFNTINNPANNQQYFNILAGVEDSASALNGAGDIVILGNQRTFYSQGAQTRWNAQYEWGETRHDIEVGLRFHQDQIKRNHTRNLFQMSAGALAPTGDPVTMNAINRNSATALTAHVVENLSWGKWVFTALGRAEKVDYRFQDALNGADIERSSSVFAPGTAVLYKLTDLWSLKGSVNRGVSVAGLNDNGSEAQERSVNYEVGMKFISADADSQAEMVAFYNDYSNITGTCTASTGCAANQLDQQFNGGQAAIRGLEARLSQRFRIQNLQIPVQLNATLLNAEFRNNFNSNTAEWGVGAVRSGDPLPYVPQIQYTFTAGTEYKKFKQELAFIYQGESLDQSAAEGRRSIAAYGIVDWAGRYQVDKHSQIFARVDNLLSRDYLVSLRPFGARPGKPQSFMVGFSYVF from the coding sequence ATGCGGTCTTTGGCGCAAATATTCCTTTTAGCGACTTTATGGTCCTGCGTCTCCGGAGCTCAAGACGCAGTTCGCACTTCGTTAAAGGATCTCAGCAGCGATCAAAGTGATGAACTGAGCCGCGTAGTGATTACGGGCGAAATGGAAGATTTTGTTGTGAATACTTCCACTCCTCAAAAGATCGGTAAAGAGAAAATGGAACTCTTTAAATACACCGATATCAATCGCGTCCTCAAGCAATCCGCGGGTGTTTACATTCGCGAAGAGGATGGCCAAGGTTTACGACCGAACATCGGTTTGCGTGGAACAAATCCTGATCGTTCCAAAAAAATCGTTTTTATGGAAGATGGCGTATTGATTGGACCAGCTCCTTACTCCGCACCGGCCGCCTACTATACCCCGTCTTTGCTTCACACAGAATCCATGGAAGTTTACAAAGGGTTTACAGCAGTGCCCTATGGTCCGAACTCGATTGGGGGAACATTAAACTACCTCTCACAAAGTATTCCCGGTCAGCAAACCACACAGATGGAAGCGTCCGCGGGAGTTTTTAATACTCAGCTCTATAAGTTGTCGAACGGCGGCCGTGTGGGAAACATCGGTTACAATGTATTCGCGGGTCGAAACTCGTCCGACGGATTTAAACAGCTTGATGGTGGTGGTGACGTCGGTTTTGTTAAAAATGACATTCAGGGAAAATTACGTTGGTCTTCGGGAAAAAACTCTGTGGAGTTCCGGTTGGGTTACGAGGACGAGGATTCCAATGAGACCTATCTCGGCTTATCGGCCCAAGACATCAATAGCACTCCCTACCGCCGATATGCTTCGTCCGCTCTCGACGAGATGACGTGGCAGCATACCAAAGTTCATTTAGAACATGTTTATCAATCGAGTCCAGAATCTCAAATCAAATCGACGCTATATCGCCATGATTTTGAGCGACTGTGGTTTCGCGCGGATAGTTTTCGCGGGAGTCAGGCCCCCAATTTTTTTAACACCATTAATAATCCAGCGAACAACCAGCAGTACTTTAATATTCTGGCGGGCGTGGAAGATTCTGCCTCGGCGCTCAACGGTGCCGGCGATATCGTGATCCTGGGCAACCAGCGCACTTTCTACAGTCAAGGAGCTCAGACGCGTTGGAATGCCCAGTACGAATGGGGCGAGACCCGTCACGATATCGAAGTGGGTCTCCGCTTTCATCAGGATCAAATTAAGAGAAATCACACTCGGAATCTCTTTCAAATGTCTGCGGGGGCGTTGGCTCCGACGGGGGATCCGGTAACGATGAATGCGATCAACAGAAACTCGGCGACAGCGCTAACGGCCCACGTCGTAGAGAATCTCAGTTGGGGCAAGTGGGTATTCACGGCTCTGGGTCGAGCCGAAAAAGTGGATTATAGATTCCAGGACGCACTCAATGGTGCAGATATCGAGCGAAGTAGTTCTGTTTTTGCTCCGGGAACGGCAGTTCTTTATAAATTGACCGACTTATGGTCTCTCAAGGGAAGTGTGAATCGCGGTGTGAGTGTTGCTGGCCTCAATGACAATGGCAGCGAAGCTCAAGAGCGAAGTGTAAATTACGAAGTCGGAATGAAATTTATCTCTGCCGATGCCGACTCACAGGCAGAAATGGTCGCCTTCTACAACGATTACAGTAATATCACCGGAACCTGTACGGCCTCCACGGGTTGTGCCGCCAACCAGTTAGACCAACAGTTCAATGGGGGTCAGGCGGCGATCCGAGGGCTTGAAGCTCGGCTTTCTCAAAGATTTCGCATTCAAAATCTGCAAATTCCTGTGCAGTTGAATGCTACACTTCTCAATGCAGAATTTAGAAATAATTTTAATTCAAACACTGCGGAATGGGGTGTGGGAGCTGTGCGCTCTGGGGATCCGCTTCCCTATGTCCCTCAGATTCAGTACACATTTACCGCGGGAACCGAATACAAAAAATTTAAACAAGAACTCGCTTTTATTTATCAAGGCGAGTCTTTGGATCAGAGCGCAGCGGAAGGTCGCCGTAGCATTGCGGCTTACGGGATCGTGGACTGGGCCGGTCGTTACCAGGTGGACAAACACAGCCAAATTTTTGCTCGAGTCGACAATCTTCTGAGTAGAGATTATCTTGTCTCGTTAAGACCATTTGGAGCCCGACCTGGAAAGCCGCAGAGCTTTATGGTAGGCTTCTCCTATGTCTTCTAA
- a CDS encoding bacterioferritin, giving the protein MEEKIIKLLNNILEHELAGVIRYTHYSLMVYGNNRIPIVKWLRDQAHESLQHAEEAGEHITTLNGHPSLKIAKLLETEKHSVSDILKESLEHEKIQLSHYYELLKVVKDERVALEEFARKMITEEEAHISEVEKMLRSPK; this is encoded by the coding sequence ATGGAAGAGAAAATCATTAAACTGTTGAACAACATCCTCGAGCACGAGCTGGCCGGAGTGATTCGTTACACTCACTATTCATTAATGGTTTACGGCAACAACCGTATTCCCATCGTTAAATGGCTTCGTGATCAGGCGCACGAGTCCTTGCAGCATGCGGAAGAGGCGGGGGAGCACATTACTACCCTTAATGGTCATCCTTCCTTAAAAATTGCCAAACTTCTAGAAACTGAAAAGCATTCGGTCTCTGATATCCTTAAGGAGAGCTTAGAGCACGAAAAGATTCAGCTTTCTCATTACTACGAACTTTTAAAAGTCGTAAAAGACGAGCGCGTGGCCCTCGAAGAGTTCGCTCGCAAGATGATCACCGAGGAAGAGGCCCACATCTCCGAAGTCGAAAAAATGCTTCGCTCCCCCAAATAG
- a CDS encoding sterol desaturase family protein, whose product MSSNSISQWFDRFLVPIDDPGSRLFHLNLLFSLFFIVVAICIEARELDLRKNIKRACSLVFRKRYWWNRSTQLDYKVYFFNSILKVLLFIPFLDFSFRFSQGTVGLLLKLNDQEMIGLPSSPINLLCFTILAFVFDDFLRFFHHLLMHKIPFLWRFHKTHHSARILTPITLYRAHPLESAMSAVRNSFSAGVMIGIFIFLFESQFNVFTVLGINFFGFTFNILASNLRHSHIPLSFGPLEKIFISPKQHQIHHSTDPRHYDKNFGVSLSIWDRTLGTLVESKTVQTRLKFGLSDGHRQSFSEKMLGK is encoded by the coding sequence ATGTCTTCTAACTCGATCTCTCAGTGGTTTGATCGCTTTCTCGTTCCGATTGATGATCCCGGCTCTCGACTCTTTCATTTAAATCTTTTATTTTCACTTTTTTTTATTGTCGTTGCGATTTGTATAGAGGCTCGTGAACTTGACCTTCGAAAGAATATAAAACGCGCTTGCAGTTTAGTTTTTCGTAAACGGTACTGGTGGAACCGATCGACCCAGCTCGATTACAAAGTTTATTTTTTTAACAGCATTTTAAAGGTCTTGTTATTTATTCCGTTTTTAGATTTTAGCTTTCGTTTCTCTCAAGGAACGGTGGGCTTACTTTTAAAATTGAATGATCAAGAGATGATTGGTCTCCCTTCTAGTCCCATCAATTTGCTTTGTTTTACAATTCTAGCTTTCGTGTTCGATGATTTTTTAAGATTCTTTCATCACTTATTAATGCACAAGATTCCCTTTCTTTGGAGATTTCATAAAACTCATCACTCGGCTCGTATCTTGACGCCGATCACGTTATACCGCGCCCACCCCCTCGAGTCCGCCATGTCCGCGGTGAGGAATAGTTTTTCTGCCGGGGTGATGATTGGGATTTTTATTTTTTTATTCGAAAGTCAGTTCAACGTTTTTACAGTTTTAGGAATTAATTTTTTTGGATTTACCTTTAATATTTTAGCGAGCAACCTCCGTCACAGTCATATTCCACTTTCTTTTGGTCCGTTGGAAAAAATATTTATCAGTCCAAAGCAGCATCAGATTCACCACTCGACAGATCCCCGGCATTACGACAAAAATTTTGGAGTGTCGCTATCGATTTGGGATCGAACTTTGGGAACTTTGGTCGAATCCAAAACGGTTCAGACTCGTCTCAAGTTCGGTTTGAGTGACGGACACCGTCAGTCTTTTTCTGAGAAAATGCTGGGGAAATAA